In one window of Gossypium hirsutum isolate 1008001.06 chromosome A01, Gossypium_hirsutum_v2.1, whole genome shotgun sequence DNA:
- the LOC107917825 gene encoding uncharacterized protein yields MDSPQSVVSPFKNSVVAEPEKQKTEFFSRNSGGLLSNGSEVNKKEENSIGVLEVYVHQARDIHNICIYHKQDVYAKLCLTSDPESTVSTKIINGGGRNPVFNDNLRLNVRTVDSSLKIEIFMMSRVRNYLEDQLLGFALVPLSEVLLKNGKLEKEFSLSSTDLFHSPAGFVQLSLAYAGLSPEVIAIPAMPRDVAADETVKDSETSECELEKIEFPDPIIANENQMMVSEYIGIQCSNLDSESSESLGTSDAESQISSDMGARLMESFSTATVNSIQAPKLDSPPSSVSTNGVSSPSAGASSKSFDGLAASKTSTQEHISAPKEKAVDVGDVDSHSSGAQSDSIVKPVVSVNIEPEQKLVQQDIVDMYMKSMQQFTESLAKMKLPLDIDSGPTKSENSSTTDQKIQASKNTSSRVFYGSRAFF; encoded by the coding sequence ATGGATTCCCCACAGTCAGTTGTTTCACCATTCAAGAACTCTGTTGTAGCTGAGCCTGAGAAGCAGAAAACCGAGTTTTTCAGTAGGAACTCGGGTGGTTTGTTGTCAAATGGGTCCGAGGTTAACAAAAAGGAAGAGAATTCCATTGGTGTTCTTGAGGTTTATGTTCATCAGGCAAGAGATATCCATAACATCTGCATTTACCACAAGCAGGATGTGTATGCTAAGCTTTGTCTCACCTCTGACCCCGAAAGCACGGTTTCCACCAAGATCATCAATGGTGGTGGGAGGAACCCGGTGTTCAATGATAATCTACGCCTCAATGTTCGAACTGTTGATTCCTCCCTCAAAATCGAGATATTCATGATGAGTAGAGTGAGGAATTATCTTGAAGACCAGTTGTTGGGATTTGCATTGGTGCCACTGTCTGAAGTGCTCCTCAAGAATGGGAAGTTGGAGAAAGAATTCTCTCTTTCTTCAACTGATCTGTTCCATTCACCTGCTGGTTTTGTCCAGTTGTCTCTTGCATATGCTGGATTATCTCCTGAAGTAATCGCTATTCCTGCTATGCCTAGAGATGTGGCTGCTGACGAAACTGTGAAGGATTCGGAAACAAGTGAGTGTGAGTTGGAAAAGATTGAGTTCCCGGATCCCATAATCGCGAATGAGAACCAGATGATGGTGTCCGAGTATATCGGAATCCAATGTTCTAATTTGGACTCTGAAAGTTCCGAAAGTTTGGGCACCTCTGATGCTGAGAGTCAAATTAGTTCAGACATGGGTGCTCGTTTAATGGAGAGCTTCTCTACTGCTACAGTCAATTCCATCCAAGCCCCCAAGCTTGATTCTCCTCCGAGCAGCGTGTCAACCAACGGGGTTTCATCTCCTTCAGCTGGTGCAAGCTCTAAGTCCTTCGATGGTCTGGCTGCTTCGAAGACTTCTACTCAGGAACACATTTCAGCCCCGAAAGAAAAAGCTGTGGATGTTGGAGATGTTGACAGCCATTCCTCAGGGGCACAAAGCGATTCCATCGTGAAACCTGTTGTTTCCGTTAACATTGAGCCCGAGCAAAAGCTGGTGCAGCAAGACATAGTAGACATGTACATGAAAAGCATGCAGCAATTTACCGAGTCATTGGCTAAGATGAAACTGCCTCTGGACATCGACAGTGGACCGACCAAATCGGAGAATTCAAGTACCACTGATCAGAAAATACAGGCATCGAAAAACACCAGCTCCCGAGTGTTCTACGGAAGCAGGGCTTTTTTCTAA